Proteins encoded together in one Epinephelus moara isolate mb chromosome 2, YSFRI_EMoa_1.0, whole genome shotgun sequence window:
- the LOC126397620 gene encoding uncharacterized protein LOC126397620 — protein sequence MAKVHHSQALSATQLKPWVSMKKDGTVLCGHCTCKAGLGEVCSHITALLYAVDSAVKHLEDRSCTDGPRQWGLPPVKAGKALFEEGSGIDFSNPAKKRCGVHNKSHSGPSGKCVGVSTAAIEKFYKDLDNATPNPSEKSGLLRILPQYCHQFQPKVVSLGLPQPLTELYSAQNRKLSVLDLVKKCDVVFKEMEVTPEQMGM from the exons ATGGCAAAG GTTCATCATAGTCAGGCTCTGTCTGCAACCCAACTGAAACCATGGGTGTCTATGAAGAAGGATGGGACAGTTTTGTGCGGCCACTGTACGTGTAAAGCAGGCCTTGGAGAGGTCTGCTCCCACATAACAGCTCTGCTGTACGCAGTAGACTCCGCCGTGAAACATCTGGAAGACAGAAGCTGCACTGACGGGCCCAGACAGTGGGGACTTCCTCCTGTGAAAGCGGGTAAAGCTCTGTTTGAGGAGGGATCAGGAATTGATTTCTCAAATCCTGCAAAAAAGCGTTGCGGTGTACATAACAAATCCCATTCAGGTCCATCTGGAAAATGTGTAGGTGTGTCTACAGCAGCCATAGAAAAATTCTACAAGGATCTGGATAATGCAACACCAAACCCTTCAGAGAAGAGTGGACTCTTACGCATATTGCCACAATACTGTCACCAGTTCCAACCAAAGGTGGTGTCTCTGGGTCTACCACAGCCTCTGACAGAGTTGTACAGCGCTCAGAACCGGAAGCTGTCTGTGTTGGACCTTGTCAAAAAATGTGATGTGGTATTCAAGGAAATGGAAGTTACACCAGAGCAG ATGGGGATGTGA
- the si:ch1073-145m9.1 gene encoding uncharacterized protein si:ch1073-145m9.1 isoform X2, with protein MGSQSAGCVIFSFEMGLHVLLYWPNIIGVDGWLARRLCQSSRFGAWLDVVVDNLGRGMLWSLLFKWGWLVFALEWCVLVCNHNARGDQWKSSFITSPQLIQAIMANGFRTPLGTWVVSGLHGLPLWLYGCQWGLLTHWLFVPPWIQALGTLLLAAGRLLALSVEIWCIWTHIEYLTNEETQEEKN; from the exons ATGGGTAGCCAGTCGGCAGGTTGCGTCATCTTTTCGTTCGAGATGGGACTCCATGTTTTGCTGTACTGGCCGAATATTATTG GAGTGGACGGCTGGCTGGCGAGGAGGCTTTGCCAGAGCTCCAGGTTTGGAGCTTGGCTGGATGTTGTGGTGGACAACTTGGGCAGAGGCATGCTGTGGAGCCTGCTGTTTAAG TGGGGTTGGCTGGTGTTTGCTTTGGAGtggtgtgtgcttgtgtgtaacCACAATGCCAGAGGTGACCAGTGGAAGAGCAGTTTCATCACCAGCCCTCAACTCATACAAGCTATCATGGCAAACG GGTTTCGAACACCTCTTGGCACGTGGGTGGTGAGCGGATTGCACGGCCTCCCCCTGTGGCTGTATGGGTGCCAGTGGGGTTTACTCACTCACTGGCTGTTTGTACCTCCATGGATCCAGGCTCTGGGGaccctgctgctggctgcaggcCGCCTGCTGGCTCTATCAGTGGAG ATATGGTGCATATGGACACACATTGAATACCTCACCAATGAGGAGACACAGGAGGAAAAGAATTGA
- the si:ch1073-145m9.1 gene encoding uncharacterized protein si:ch1073-145m9.1 isoform X1 → MGSQSAGCVIFSFEMGLHVLLYWPNIIGYIRIGLVLAAWAAFETPAVFVSLYSIFIALDGVDGWLARRLCQSSRFGAWLDVVVDNLGRGMLWSLLFKWGWLVFALEWCVLVCNHNARGDQWKSSFITSPQLIQAIMANGFRTPLGTWVVSGLHGLPLWLYGCQWGLLTHWLFVPPWIQALGTLLLAAGRLLALSVEIWCIWTHIEYLTNEETQEEKN, encoded by the exons ATGGGTAGCCAGTCGGCAGGTTGCGTCATCTTTTCGTTCGAGATGGGACTCCATGTTTTGCTGTACTGGCCGAATATTATTG gaTACATTAGAATTGGCCTTGTACTTGCGGCATGGGCTGCCTTTGAGACACCAGCAGTATTTGTTTCTCTTTACTCAATCTTCATAGCACTTGATG GAGTGGACGGCTGGCTGGCGAGGAGGCTTTGCCAGAGCTCCAGGTTTGGAGCTTGGCTGGATGTTGTGGTGGACAACTTGGGCAGAGGCATGCTGTGGAGCCTGCTGTTTAAG TGGGGTTGGCTGGTGTTTGCTTTGGAGtggtgtgtgcttgtgtgtaacCACAATGCCAGAGGTGACCAGTGGAAGAGCAGTTTCATCACCAGCCCTCAACTCATACAAGCTATCATGGCAAACG GGTTTCGAACACCTCTTGGCACGTGGGTGGTGAGCGGATTGCACGGCCTCCCCCTGTGGCTGTATGGGTGCCAGTGGGGTTTACTCACTCACTGGCTGTTTGTACCTCCATGGATCCAGGCTCTGGGGaccctgctgctggctgcaggcCGCCTGCTGGCTCTATCAGTGGAG ATATGGTGCATATGGACACACATTGAATACCTCACCAATGAGGAGACACAGGAGGAAAAGAATTGA